From a region of the Actinomadura luzonensis genome:
- a CDS encoding MFS transporter, protein MVLATTAFAITFWAWNLIGPLAGSYTRRLGLSPTQTSLLIAIPVLVGALGRIPAGMLTDRFGGRRMFAIACFVSIVPVVFVGWSDSYGWLLFWGFLLGIPGTTFAIGIPFVNAWYDPARRGFATGVFGAGMGGTALSAFFTPRLVEAFGRPATHLLMAAVLALTGLLMLGASRDSPRWSPATAPALPRMRDALKVKATWQCSFLYAVAFGGFVAFSTYLPTLLENVYRFAQTDAGVRTAGFSIAAVLSRPLGGTLSDRLGAVRVLLTSFAGVVVMALVLMLRPPLEVPAGLSFVLMAFFLGLGTGGVFALVAKVVEPSKVGTVTGLVGAAGGLGGYFPPLVMGVVYAATGAYTIGYVLLAITAAAALAYTWRAFRNIH, encoded by the coding sequence CTGGTCCTTGCCACCACCGCCTTCGCCATCACCTTCTGGGCCTGGAACCTCATCGGCCCCCTGGCCGGCTCCTACACCCGCCGCCTCGGCCTCTCCCCGACCCAGACCTCGCTCCTCATCGCGATCCCGGTGCTGGTCGGCGCCCTGGGCCGGATCCCGGCGGGCATGCTGACCGACCGTTTCGGCGGCCGGCGGATGTTCGCCATCGCCTGTTTCGTGTCGATCGTCCCGGTGGTGTTCGTCGGCTGGTCCGACTCCTACGGCTGGCTGCTGTTCTGGGGCTTCCTCCTCGGCATCCCCGGGACGACGTTCGCCATCGGCATCCCCTTCGTCAACGCCTGGTACGACCCCGCCCGCCGCGGCTTCGCGACCGGCGTCTTCGGCGCCGGCATGGGCGGGACCGCGCTGTCGGCCTTCTTCACGCCCCGCCTGGTGGAGGCGTTCGGCCGTCCGGCCACCCACCTGCTGATGGCGGCGGTGCTGGCCCTGACCGGCCTGCTGATGCTGGGTGCGAGCCGCGACTCGCCCCGCTGGTCCCCGGCGACCGCCCCCGCCCTGCCCCGCATGCGCGACGCCCTCAAGGTCAAGGCCACCTGGCAGTGCTCCTTCCTGTACGCGGTCGCCTTCGGTGGTTTCGTCGCCTTCTCCACGTACCTGCCGACCCTGCTGGAGAACGTCTACCGCTTCGCCCAGACCGACGCCGGCGTCCGCACGGCGGGTTTCTCAATCGCGGCAGTCCTGTCCCGGCCGCTGGGCGGCACGCTCTCCGACCGGCTGGGCGCCGTCCGGGTGCTGCTGACCTCGTTCGCGGGGGTGGTCGTGATGGCGCTCGTGCTGATGCTCCGCCCGCCCCTGGAGGTGCCCGCCGGGCTGAGCTTCGTCCTCATGGCCTTCTTCCTCGGCCTCGGGACGGGCGGTGTGTTCGCGCTGGTGGCCAAGGTGGTGGAGCCGTCCAAGGTGGGCACGGTCACCGGCCTCGTCGGCGCCGCCGGCGGCCTCGGCGGCTACTTCCCGCCCCTCGTGATGGGCGTGGTGTACGCGGCGACCGGCGCCTACACCATCGGCTACGTACTGCTGGCGATCACAGCAGCGGCCGCCCTGGCGTACACCTGGCGCGCCTTCCGCAACATCCACTAA
- a CDS encoding ABC transporter ATP-binding protein, whose amino-acid sequence MAREILPVADRRQVRAYARRLTLKYPRRLASALLLHALAAVSGLVVPWRLGELVEDVERGAEVNVVVVAAALGAFLLVQGLLMRYAVLASAKLGEKVLAELREEFVDQVLELPLSTVERAGAGDLITRTSRDVDSLSRTVRHAVPETLIAGVTFLITVGALVLVSPLLMLPMLLAGPVIYLSTRRYLRYARDGYLRENAAYADMTEGLAETVEGARAVEALRLQERRRARTDGDIARSFAAERYTLGLRVAWYPAVELGYVIPVVSALLVGGLFYTSGWVTLAQVTAAALYAQQLIDPLDRFLMWIDELQVGGAAMARLLGVANVPEDRAPSDARPAGERLEADDVRYAYREGRDVLHGVSLTVQPGERLAMVGPSGAGKSTLGRLLAGIHGPRTGSVTVGGVPLVDLPLDELRGHVALVTQEHHIFKGTVRDNLLIARPDADDEAVRKALAAVDALGWALALPDGLETQVGSGGLAVSAAQAQQLALARLVLADPHTLVLDEATSLIDPRAARHLERSLAAVLEGRTVIAIAHRLYTAHDADRVAVVEDGRISELGSHEELVAAGGSYAALWASWHGSPQGGLQGGPQGGTQGPRGSQSPRGSLEASGRPSG is encoded by the coding sequence ATGGCCAGGGAGATCCTGCCGGTCGCGGACCGGAGGCAGGTGCGGGCCTATGCCCGGCGGCTGACGCTGAAGTACCCGCGCCGGCTCGCCTCGGCGCTGCTGCTGCACGCGCTCGCCGCCGTCTCGGGGCTCGTGGTGCCGTGGCGGCTCGGCGAGCTGGTCGAGGACGTCGAGCGCGGGGCCGAGGTCAACGTCGTCGTCGTGGCGGCCGCCCTCGGGGCGTTCCTGCTGGTGCAGGGGCTGCTCATGCGGTACGCCGTGCTGGCCTCGGCCAAGCTGGGCGAGAAGGTGCTGGCCGAGCTCCGCGAGGAGTTCGTGGACCAGGTGCTGGAGCTGCCGCTGTCGACGGTCGAGCGGGCCGGCGCCGGCGACCTGATCACCAGGACGTCGCGGGACGTCGACTCGTTGTCGCGCACCGTGCGGCACGCGGTGCCGGAGACGCTCATCGCGGGGGTGACCTTCCTCATCACGGTGGGCGCGCTGGTGCTCGTCAGCCCCCTGCTCATGCTGCCGATGCTGCTCGCGGGCCCGGTGATCTACCTCTCCACCCGCCGCTACCTCAGGTACGCCCGTGACGGCTACCTGCGTGAGAACGCCGCCTACGCGGACATGACCGAAGGGCTCGCCGAGACGGTGGAGGGCGCCAGAGCCGTGGAGGCGCTTCGGCTGCAGGAGCGCCGGCGGGCGCGTACGGACGGGGACATCGCCCGTTCGTTCGCCGCCGAACGCTACACCCTCGGCCTGCGGGTCGCCTGGTATCCGGCCGTCGAGCTGGGCTACGTCATCCCTGTCGTGAGCGCGCTGCTGGTCGGCGGGCTGTTCTACACCAGCGGTTGGGTCACGCTCGCCCAGGTCACCGCAGCCGCGCTCTACGCCCAGCAGCTCATCGACCCGCTCGACAGGTTTCTCATGTGGATCGACGAGCTGCAGGTGGGCGGGGCCGCCATGGCGCGGCTCCTCGGCGTGGCGAACGTCCCAGAGGACCGGGCGCCGTCCGACGCCCGCCCGGCCGGTGAGCGGCTGGAGGCGGACGACGTCCGGTACGCCTACCGGGAGGGCCGCGACGTGCTGCACGGCGTGTCGCTGACGGTCCAGCCCGGCGAGCGGCTGGCGATGGTCGGGCCCTCCGGAGCGGGCAAGTCCACGCTGGGACGGCTGCTCGCGGGCATCCACGGACCGCGTACCGGCTCGGTGACGGTGGGCGGCGTGCCTCTGGTGGACCTGCCGCTGGACGAGCTGCGCGGTCACGTCGCCCTGGTCACCCAGGAGCACCACATCTTCAAGGGCACGGTGCGGGACAATCTGCTGATCGCGCGGCCGGACGCCGACGACGAGGCGGTGCGGAAGGCGCTGGCGGCCGTGGACGCCCTCGGGTGGGCGCTCGCCCTGCCGGACGGGCTGGAGACCCAGGTCGGGTCCGGAGGGCTGGCCGTCTCGGCCGCCCAGGCCCAGCAACTGGCCCTGGCCCGGCTGGTGCTGGCGGACCCGCACACCCTCGTGCTGGACGAGGCCACCTCGCTCATCGACCCCCGGGCGGCCAGACACCTGGAGCGGTCGCTGGCCGCTGTGCTGGAGGGGCGGACGGTCATCGCGATCGCGCACCGGCTCTACACCGCCCACGACGCGGACCGGGTGGCGGTCGTGGAGGACGGGCGGATCAGTGAGCTGGGGTCGCATGAGGAGCTCGTGGCGGCAGGGGGCTCGTACGCGGCTCTTTGGGCGAGCTGGCATGGCAGCCCTCAAGGTGGTCTCCAAGGCGGTCCTCAAGGTGGCACTCAAGGCCCACGTGGCTCCCAGAGCCCTCGAGGTTCTCTTGAGGCATCGGGGCGGCCTTCCGGGTGA
- a CDS encoding ABC transporter transmembrane domain-containing protein has protein sequence MQAEPCQGCQAMRSLPEADPGVPDLRSPLRYLWWNARRQAPSLLAGISYATLWWLVQALMPAVLGQGIEAVTAKDTQALLTWAAVLFGLGLVQAFTGVMRHRMAVYNWLAAAYRTVQLTTRQAARLGATLPKRLSTGEVVSVGNSDIAHIGSSMDILLRGAGSVVAIITVTVILISTSLPLGLLVLFGVPLMAVAVGPLLKPLHRRQARQRELTGELSTRAADIVAGLRVLRGIGGEQVFAGRYREESQRVRHAGVRVARVESVLEGAQILLPGLLIAIVTGIGASFAVAGEIPTGQLVAFYLYAVFLIGPLRTLTEMADKLTKGHVAAGRVIRILAIEPEIKGGKASSGGGVLRDSYSGVTVQPGVLTAVAASSPEDAIAIADRLGRYAEGDVTFGSAELSTLPVDEVRRRILVADNNARLFTGRLRDELDIHASSAPMPSDRVPSVPVPSVPVPPVPVSSDGVPTVHAPTARPSTAGMPVGGSSVGGSSVVGASATGASTTGAASVGPAAVGSSVGGSSVGGSTVVGTSMVDGPVDGGSKGDGSEGPRAKGDGSEGSGPEGSGPEGFGSERGGSGVGASASDAPEGNAWAADREAADREAADREAADREAADREAADRGSVGRGSVGRGSVVGGADGCAVAGDEERVREALYVACAEDIVEALPDGLDTWVAEAGREFSGGQQQRLRLARALVADPEVLILVEPTSAVDAHSEARIARRLAESRAGRTTLICTTSPLVLDRTDHVIYVEDGRVLAEGTHRQLLDTSPEYASTVTRGED, from the coding sequence GTGCAGGCGGAGCCTTGTCAAGGTTGTCAGGCTATGCGCTCCCTTCCTGAGGCCGATCCCGGCGTGCCCGACCTCCGCAGCCCGCTCCGCTACCTGTGGTGGAACGCGCGGCGGCAGGCCCCGTCCCTGCTGGCGGGCATCAGCTACGCCACCCTCTGGTGGCTGGTGCAGGCGTTGATGCCGGCCGTGCTCGGGCAGGGCATCGAGGCCGTCACCGCCAAGGACACCCAGGCGTTGCTGACCTGGGCGGCCGTCCTGTTCGGGCTCGGGCTGGTGCAGGCGTTCACGGGCGTCATGCGGCACCGGATGGCCGTCTACAACTGGCTGGCCGCCGCCTACCGCACGGTCCAGCTGACCACGCGCCAGGCCGCGCGGCTCGGCGCCACGCTGCCGAAGCGGCTCTCCACGGGCGAGGTGGTGAGCGTCGGCAATTCCGACATCGCTCACATCGGCAGCTCCATGGACATCCTGCTGCGCGGCGCCGGCTCCGTCGTGGCGATCATCACGGTCACCGTGATCCTCATTTCGACCTCGTTGCCGCTCGGCTTGCTTGTGCTGTTCGGCGTGCCGCTCATGGCCGTCGCCGTGGGGCCGCTGCTCAAGCCCCTCCACCGGCGGCAGGCCAGGCAGCGCGAGCTGACCGGCGAGCTGTCCACCAGGGCCGCCGACATCGTGGCGGGGCTGCGGGTGCTGCGGGGCATCGGTGGCGAGCAGGTGTTCGCCGGACGGTACCGGGAGGAATCGCAGCGGGTGCGGCACGCCGGCGTGCGCGTGGCGCGGGTCGAGTCGGTGCTCGAAGGCGCCCAGATCCTGCTGCCGGGCCTGCTCATCGCGATCGTCACGGGCATCGGCGCCTCCTTCGCCGTCGCCGGTGAGATCCCGACCGGTCAGCTCGTCGCCTTCTACCTGTACGCGGTGTTCCTGATCGGCCCTCTCCGGACGCTCACCGAGATGGCCGACAAGCTCACCAAGGGCCACGTGGCGGCCGGGCGGGTGATCCGCATCCTGGCGATCGAGCCCGAGATCAAGGGCGGCAAGGCAAGCAGCGGGGGCGGGGTGCTGCGCGACTCCTACAGCGGTGTCACCGTCCAGCCGGGCGTCCTGACAGCGGTGGCCGCGAGCTCGCCCGAGGACGCCATCGCCATTGCCGACCGCCTCGGCCGCTACGCCGAAGGTGACGTGACGTTCGGCTCGGCCGAGCTGAGCACCCTGCCGGTGGACGAGGTCCGCCGTCGCATCCTGGTAGCCGACAACAACGCCCGCCTGTTCACGGGACGTCTGAGGGACGAACTCGACATCCACGCCTCGTCCGCTCCCATGCCATCGGATCGGGTGCCATCGGTGCCTGTGCCGTCGGTGCCTGTGCCGCCGGTTCCCGTGTCGTCGGATGGTGTGCCGACGGTCCACGCGCCGACGGCCCGCCCGTCGACAGCCGGTATGCCGGTGGGCGGCTCGTCGGTGGGCGGCTCGTCGGTGGTCGGCGCGTCGGCAACTGGCGCGTCGACAACTGGCGCGGCGTCGGTCGGCCCGGCGGCGGTCGGCTCTTCGGTGGGTGGCTCTTCGGTGGGTGGCTCGACGGTAGTCGGCACGTCGATGGTTGATGGGCCAGTGGATGGCGGGTCGAAGGGCGACGGGTCGGAGGGCCCTAGGGCGAAGGGTGATGGATCGGAAGGCTCTGGGCCGGAGGGCTCTGGGCCGGAGGGCTTCGGGTCGGAGCGTGGCGGGTCGGGGGTGGGGGCGTCGGCGTCTGACGCGCCAGAGGGCAACGCGTGGGCGGCGGACCGTGAGGCGGCGGACCGTGAGGCGGCGGACCGTGAGGCGGCGGACCGTGAGGCGGCGGACCGTGAGGCGGCGGACCGTGGATCGGTGGGTCGCGGGTCGGTGGGTCGCGGGTCGGTGGTTGGTGGGGCGGACGGTTGTGCGGTGGCTGGTGACGAGGAGCGGGTGCGGGAGGCGTTGTACGTGGCCTGCGCGGAGGACATCGTCGAGGCGTTGCCCGACGGCCTGGACACCTGGGTGGCCGAGGCCGGGCGGGAGTTCTCCGGCGGGCAGCAGCAGCGACTGCGGCTCGCCCGCGCGTTGGTCGCGGATCCGGAGGTGCTGATCCTGGTCGAGCCGACCAGCGCGGTCGACGCGCACAGCGAGGCGCGCATCGCGCGACGGCTGGCGGAGAGCCGGGCCGGCAGGACGACCTTGATCTGTACGACCAGCCCGCTCGTGCTCGACCGTACCGATCACGTCATCTACGTCGAGGACGGGCGGGTGCTCGCGGAGGGAACGCACCGGCAGTTGCTGGACACCTCGCCGGAGTACGCGTCCACGGTGACCCGCGGGGAGGACTGA